In the Oreochromis aureus strain Israel breed Guangdong linkage group 14, ZZ_aureus, whole genome shotgun sequence genome, one interval contains:
- the LOC116310356 gene encoding zinc/cadmium resistance protein isoform X2: protein MRVLHWSMLGVTILLLMCEIAISQLCKSLITLVDGFHTLFILMHLALPLPQTASTIKTSLSTLEPSTSPHASSIEPPAGTQTVTAQPNHETPSVVNPHQPFSPKISPVALNCGLSYHNSRVQVVRVFISTLLLVSLCISYFMEIIHFFLKPHPVHQPQLLVVVGVVSTLYKMLVFRLSCDRLRHKKTGVNQKVLAEEQSIGQEEFEDMSVSKVESAMHDMLHSEALVLCNPVTSSIPDTDAQSQQQQPEVHLREFKVASSAEDSKACKGQSDFIENPDHNTCTGHHESQNASKTSDVCKSLPHTENPVPTNRWPIRLLSLIFVTQGVFTSLLGLINSLVMLLITPEVIDSSGACSLLVYLDPGLSLLAVITLIATTAPQLYRYGLLLQQATPPHICVTDLGRRIACVPGVQAVHDLHVWQLTESLIVASVHVHCYTGFPAHRQRGRSFSCYPQRGPLTAPSPGLQPLLQKGLCQEYVLFSSRGGDPEPLGTTEWRNKRRASDFDH, encoded by the exons ATGAGGGTGTTACACTGGTCCATGCTGGGAGTgaccattctgctgctgatgtgcGAGATCGCCATCAGTCAGCTGTGTAAGTCCCTCATCACCCTGGTGGATGGTTTCCACACGCTCTTCATCCTCATGCACTtggctcttcctcttcctcaaaCTGCAAGCACAATTAAAACATCGCTCTCCACTTTGGAGCCCTCTACTTCTCCACATGCTTCCTCCATTGAACCTCCAGCTGGTACCCAGACAGTCACTGCTCAGCCTAACCATGAGACACCATCAGTGGTCAACCCTCATCAGCCCTTCTCCCCAAAGATTTCCCCCGTAGCTCTAAACTGCGGTCTGTCTTACCACAACAGCAGGGTTCAGGTTGTGAGGGTTTTCATTTCTACCCTCCTACTGGTCTCCTTGTGTATTTCGTACTTCATGGAAATTATCCACTTTTTCCTGAAGCCACATCCAGTGCATCAACCCCAGCTGCTTGTGGTAGTTGGAGTAGTCAGCACGCTGTATAAGATGCTTGTGTTCAGGCTGAGCTGTGATCGTCTGCGACATAAGAAGACCGGGGTTAACCAAAAAG TCCTGGCTGAGGAGCAATCCATAGGCCAAGAGGAATTCGAAGACATGAGTGTATCAAAAGTTGAGTCTGCTATGCACGATATGCTCCACAGCGAGGCGCTCGTCCTTTGCAATCCTGTAACTTCCAGCATCCCTGACACTGACGCCCAAAGTCAGCAACAACAGCCAGAAGTTCACCTGCGTGAATTTAAAGTAGCAAGCAGTGCTGAAGATTCGAAGGCTTGTAAGGGTCAGAGTGATTTCATAGAGAATCCTGATCACAACACCTGCACGGGACATCATG AGAGTCAAAATGCGTCTAAAACCTCTGACGTCTGCAAGTCATTACCTCACACTGAGAATCCAGTTCCAACCAACCGCTGGCCCATCAGACTCCTGTCATTGATCTTTGTCACTCAGGGAGTTTTTACGTCTCTTCTGGGCCTGATCAACAGTCTGGTGATGCTACTGATCACCCCGGAGGTCATCGACAGCTCTGGTGCCTGCAGCCTTCTGGTTTACCTGGATCCTGGCCTCTCTCTGCTGGCTGTCATTACGCTGATTGCCACCACTGCACCGCAG TTGTACAGGTATGGGCTGCTGCTACAACAGGCCACACCACCACATATTTGTGTTACTGATCTTGGGCGGAGGATTGCATGCGTGCCTGGAGTGCAGGCTGTGCACGACCTCCACGTCTGGCAGTTAACTGAATCCCTCATTGTGGCCTCTGTTCATGTGCACTGCTACACTGGATTTCCAGCACACAG GCAGCGAGGACGGAGCTTCTCCTGTTATCCACAGAGAGGACCCCTCACCGCCCCCTCCCCTGGCCTGCAGCCTCTCCTGCAGAAAGGCCTGTGCCAGGAGTATGTGCTGTTCTCCTCCAGAGGAGGCGATCCAGAGCCTCTTGGCACCACCGAGTGGAGAAACAAAAGAAGAGCCTCAGACTTTGATCATTGA
- the LOC116310356 gene encoding zinc homeostasis factor 1 isoform X1 has product MRVLHWSMLGVTILLLMCEIAISQLCKSLITLVDGFHTLFILMHLALPLPQTASTIKTSLSTLEPSTSPHASSIEPPAGTQTVTAQPNHETPSVVNPHQPFSPKISPVALNCGLSYHNSRVQVVRVFISTLLLVSLCISYFMEIIHFFLKPHPVHQPQLLVVVGVVSTLYKMLVFRLSCDRLRHKKTGVNQKVLAEEQSIGQEEFEDMSVSKVESAMHDMLHSEALVLCNPVTSSIPDTDAQSQQQQPEVHLREFKVASSAEDSKACKGQSDFIENPDHNTCTGHHESQNASKTSDVCKSLPHTENPVPTNRWPIRLLSLIFVTQGVFTSLLGLINSLVMLLITPEVIDSSGACSLLVYLDPGLSLLAVITLIATTAPQLYRYGLLLQQATPPHICVTDLGRRIACVPGVQAVHDLHVWQLTESLIVASVHVHCYTGFPAHRCAEMMSGVSKVLRSAGVSCCTVQPEFGSSSLGSEDGASPVIHREDPSPPPPLACSLSCRKACARSMCCSPPEEAIQSLLAPPSGETKEEPQTLIIENTFL; this is encoded by the exons ATGAGGGTGTTACACTGGTCCATGCTGGGAGTgaccattctgctgctgatgtgcGAGATCGCCATCAGTCAGCTGTGTAAGTCCCTCATCACCCTGGTGGATGGTTTCCACACGCTCTTCATCCTCATGCACTtggctcttcctcttcctcaaaCTGCAAGCACAATTAAAACATCGCTCTCCACTTTGGAGCCCTCTACTTCTCCACATGCTTCCTCCATTGAACCTCCAGCTGGTACCCAGACAGTCACTGCTCAGCCTAACCATGAGACACCATCAGTGGTCAACCCTCATCAGCCCTTCTCCCCAAAGATTTCCCCCGTAGCTCTAAACTGCGGTCTGTCTTACCACAACAGCAGGGTTCAGGTTGTGAGGGTTTTCATTTCTACCCTCCTACTGGTCTCCTTGTGTATTTCGTACTTCATGGAAATTATCCACTTTTTCCTGAAGCCACATCCAGTGCATCAACCCCAGCTGCTTGTGGTAGTTGGAGTAGTCAGCACGCTGTATAAGATGCTTGTGTTCAGGCTGAGCTGTGATCGTCTGCGACATAAGAAGACCGGGGTTAACCAAAAAG TCCTGGCTGAGGAGCAATCCATAGGCCAAGAGGAATTCGAAGACATGAGTGTATCAAAAGTTGAGTCTGCTATGCACGATATGCTCCACAGCGAGGCGCTCGTCCTTTGCAATCCTGTAACTTCCAGCATCCCTGACACTGACGCCCAAAGTCAGCAACAACAGCCAGAAGTTCACCTGCGTGAATTTAAAGTAGCAAGCAGTGCTGAAGATTCGAAGGCTTGTAAGGGTCAGAGTGATTTCATAGAGAATCCTGATCACAACACCTGCACGGGACATCATG AGAGTCAAAATGCGTCTAAAACCTCTGACGTCTGCAAGTCATTACCTCACACTGAGAATCCAGTTCCAACCAACCGCTGGCCCATCAGACTCCTGTCATTGATCTTTGTCACTCAGGGAGTTTTTACGTCTCTTCTGGGCCTGATCAACAGTCTGGTGATGCTACTGATCACCCCGGAGGTCATCGACAGCTCTGGTGCCTGCAGCCTTCTGGTTTACCTGGATCCTGGCCTCTCTCTGCTGGCTGTCATTACGCTGATTGCCACCACTGCACCGCAG TTGTACAGGTATGGGCTGCTGCTACAACAGGCCACACCACCACATATTTGTGTTACTGATCTTGGGCGGAGGATTGCATGCGTGCCTGGAGTGCAGGCTGTGCACGACCTCCACGTCTGGCAGTTAACTGAATCCCTCATTGTGGCCTCTGTTCATGTGCACTGCTACACTGGATTTCCAGCACACAG GTGTGCTGAAATGATGTCGGGAGTCAGTAAAGTGCTGCGGAGCGCAGGTGTGAGCTGCTGCACTGTTCAACCAGAGTTTGGTTCCTCCTCTTTAGGCAGCGAGGACGGAGCTTCTCCTGTTATCCACAGAGAGGACCCCTCACCGCCCCCTCCCCTGGCCTGCAGCCTCTCCTGCAGAAAGGCCTGTGCCAGGAGTATGTGCTGTTCTCCTCCAGAGGAGGCGATCCAGAGCCTCTTGGCACCACCGAGTGGAGAAACAAAAGAAGAGCCTCAGACTTTGATCATTGAGAACACTTTTCTCTGA